One window from the genome of Podospora pseudocomata strain CBS 415.72m chromosome 6, whole genome shotgun sequence encodes:
- a CDS encoding hypothetical protein (antiSMASH:Cluster_1; COG:Q; EggNog:ENOG503NY0U; CAZy:AA2), whose protein sequence is MGECPVNHTKSANVAGGGTRNIDWWPNQLRLNILRQHTAASDPFHKEFNYAAAFKSLDYDALKKDLTDLMTNSQDWWPADFGHYGGLFIRMAWHSAGTYRVFDGRGGGGQGQQRFAPLNSWPDNVSLDKARRLLWPIKQKYGNKISWADLMLLTGNVALESMGFRTFGFAGGRPDTWEADESAYWGGETTWLGNEARYAHGQEGIAGKGIVSGDESKKNHTDIHNRDLESPLAAAHMGLIYVNPEGPDGNPDPVAAARDIRVTFGRMAMDDEETVALIAGGHTFGKTHGAAPADNVGAEPEAASIEQQGFGWSNKYGSGKGPDTITSGLEVIWTKNPTKWTNQFFEYLFKYEWELTKSPAGANQWVAKNAEPFIPDAYDPNKKHLPRMLTTDLSLRFDPGFEKISRRFLEHPDQFADAFARAWFKLLHRDMGPRSRWLGPEIPSEVLLWEDPLPPLDHPVIDNNDIAAIKREVLATGLAPQKLISTAWASASTFRGSDKRGGANGARIRLAPQKDWKVNNPAQLAEVLGALEDVQKRFNEQATGGKKVSLADVIVLGGVAALEQAAGVSVPFTPGRTDASQEQTDVHSFEHLEPYADGFRNYGHGNDRVKTEQYLVDRAHLLTLTAPELAVLVGGLRVLGANYDGSDHGVFTAQPGKLTNDFFVNLLDPNTEWANVDGKGEVFEGKDRATGQKKWTGTRADLIFGSHSELRAIAEVYGSADGQEKFVKDFVAAWDKVMNLDRFDLEQGAGSSPKL, encoded by the coding sequence ATGGGAGAGTGCCCGGTCAATCACACCAAGTCCGCCAACGTCGCCGGCGGCGGGACACGCAACATTGATTGGTGGCCCAACCAGCTGCGTCTCaacatcctccgccagcacACGGCCGCCTCCGATCCTTTCCACAAGGAGTTCAACTACGCTGCCGCCTTCAAGTCTCTCGACTACGATGCCCTCAAGAAAGACCTTACCGACCTCATGACAAACTCGCAGGACTGGTGGCCTGCCGACTTTGGACACTATGGTGGTCTCTTCATCAGAATGGCCTGGCACAGCGCCGGCACCTACCGGGTCTTTGACGGtcgtggaggtggtggtcaggGACAGCAACGCTTCGCTCCTCTCAACAGCTGGCCCGACAATGTCAGTCTCGACAAGGCCCGCCGCCTGCTGTGGCCCATCAAGCAAAAGTACGGCAACAAGATTTCTTGGGCCGATCTCATGCTCCTGACGGGCAATGTCGCCCTCGAGTCCATGGGCTTCAGGACCTTTGGCTTTGCCGGTGGTCGCCCCGACACGTGGGAGGCCGACGAGTCTGCCTATTGGGGTGGCGAAACAACATGGCTGGGTAACGAAGCTCGCTACGCCCACGGCCAGGAGGGCATTGCCGGCAAGGGAATCGTCTCGGGCGACGAATCTAAAAAGAACCACACCGACATCCACAACCGCGACCTCGAGTCccctcttgctgctgcccacaTGGGTTTAATCTATGTCAACCCCGAAGGCCCCGATGGCAACCCCGATCCTGTCGCTGCCGCTCGTGACATTCGCGTCACCTTTGGCCGTATGGCtatggatgatgaggagacgGTGGCCCTGATTGCCGGCGGTCACACTTTTGGCAAGACACACGGCGCTGCCCCGGCCGACAATGTTGGCGCCGAACCTGAGGCGGCCTCTATCGAACAGCAAGGCTTTGGCTGGAGCAACAAGTATGGGTCGGGCAAGGGCCcagacaccatcacctctgGCCTCGAAGTCATCTGGACTAAGAACCCTACCAAGTGGACCAACCAGTTTTTTGAGTACCTCTTCAAGTACGAGTGGGAGCTCACCAAGTCTCCAGCTGGTGCCAACCAGTGGGTGGCCAAGAATGCGGAACCCTTCATCCCCGATGCCTATgaccccaacaagaagcacctCCCGCGTATGTTGACCACCGATCTATCTCTCCGCTTCGACCCCGGCTTCGAGAAGATCTCTCGTCGCTTTTTGGAGCACCCTGACCAGTTCGCCGACGCCTTTGCCCGCGCCTGGTTCAAACTGCTCCACCGTGACATGGGCCCTCGGTCGCGCTGGCTCGGCCCCGAGATCCCATCCGAGGTTCTTTTGTGGGAGGATCCTCTGCCCCCTCTTGACCACCCCGTAATCGACAATAACGATATTGCTGCCATCAAGCGCGAGGTTCTTGCCACTGGTCTTGCGCCGCAGAAGCTCATCTCAACCGCTTGGGCGTCCGCCTCTACCTTCCGTGGCAGTGACAAGCGCGGTGGTGCCAATGGCGCACGCATCCGCCTGGCTCCTCAGAAGGACTGGAAGGTCAACAACCCTGCCCAATTGGCCGAGGTCCTTGGAGCCTTGGAGGACGTGCAGAAGAGATTCAACGAGCAGGCTACGGGTGGCAAAAAAGTGTCGCTCGCCGATGTCATTGTcctgggtggtgttgctgcccTGGAGCAAGCTGCCGGTGTGTCGGTGCCATTCACCCCCGGCCGCACCGACGCTTCTCAGGAGCAGACTGATGTCCATTCGTTTGAGCATCTCGAGCCATACGCCGACGGCTTCCGCAACTACGGTCATGGCAATGACCGCGTCAAGACTGAACAGTACCTCGTTGACCGGGCCCACCTCTTGACTCTAACGGCACCCGAACTCGCCGTGCTTGTTGGCGGTCTCAGAGTCCTCGGTGCCAACTATGATGGCTCCGACCATGGTGTCTTTACTGCCCAACCGGGCAAGCTCACCAATGATTTCTTTGTCAACCTTTTGGATCCCAACACCGAGTGGGCCAACGTTGATGGCAAGGGTGAGGTCTTTGAGGGCAAGGACCGTGCGACTGGCCAAAAGAAGTGGACCGGAACTCGCGCCGATCTCATCTTTGGTTCCCACTCTGAGCTCCGCGCCATCGCTGAGGTGTATGGCAGTGCTGACGGTCAGGAGAAGTTTGTCAAGGACTTTGTGGCGGCGTGGGATAAGGTCATGAACCTTGATCGGTTTGACCTCGAGCAGGGTGCTGGATCGAGCCCTAAGCTCTAA
- a CDS encoding hypothetical protein (COG:F; EggNog:ENOG503NVC6; SMCOG1283:2`; SMCOG1283:3`-cyclic-nucleotide 2`-phosphodiesterase; antiSMASH:Cluster_1) gives MNSLKGLLLWAAVATAGFIALEEVGSPEHLVSRRKLSKRFIDDNGNYNISFYHLNDVHAHLDEFSSSGTDCTRPERGCYGGYARIKHVLGESRPSHPDSLLLNAGDEFQGTMFFSYYGGSKIAETLNQIGFDVMTLGNHEFDRGDDHLGEFLDNLTFPIVSANIKSDHAVLNKTIKPFHYFEQYELAVIGVTTETTPGIANPGPGTTFEDPVKTVQETIDYLRGELGVKRIAALTHIGYEEDQRLARETEGLYLIMGGHSHTPLGNFAGAVGKYPTIVENSEGEEVFIVQAYRWGEYLGYIDVTYDTDGRVLNYHGAPVHLTNTTAQDEDLQSQIDQWRKPFEEFAAQVVGESLVVLDQSRCLLEECLLGNFMADAMLQYRVNNTTPETAPAFALINAGGVRATIDEGPITRGEVLTSFPFGNAIVEISMTGERLWSTLEGIMSKVNQVNGRPVTSLLQVSRGIVVEYNPDATATTKLVAVTIGGKPLDKTAEYRIVTLDFLAGGGDNFFDPPFTNPIVLDTQDQVLVDYIGYKTPVDIELEGRIKPISRCRQKFLARNAKRMLVPTRGL, from the exons ATGAATTCCCTCAAGGGCCTGCTCTTGTGGGCAGCAGTTGCCACGGCTGGCTTTATCGCTCTCGAGGAAGTGGGGTCTCCGGAGCACCTCGTGAGCCGCCGCAAGCTCTCCAAGCGCTTCATCGACGACAATGGCAACTACAACATTTCATTCTACCATCTCAATGACGTACACGCCCATCTCGACGAGTTTTCCTCCTCAGGCACCGACTGCACTCGTCCAGAGAGAGGCTGCTACGGTGGTTACGCCCGCATCAAGCATGTCCTCGGCGAATCCCGCCCTTCGCATCCGGACTCGTTGCTCCTGAACGCCGGTGATGAGTTTCAAG GTACCATGTTCTTCTCATACTATGGCGGTTCGAAAATCGCCGAGACGCTCAACCAGATCGGCTTTGATGTCATGACGTTGGGGAACCACGAGTTTGACCGCGGCGATGATCACCTGGGCGAGTTCCTTGACAACCTGACCTTTCCTATTGTCAGCGCCAATATCAAGTCCGACCATGCGGTTCTGAACAAGACAATCAAGCCTTTTCACTATTTTGAACAGTACGAGCTGGCCGTCATCGGTGTCACGACCGAGACAACGCCAGGAATCGCCAATCCCGGCCCGGGAACGACGTTTGAAGATCCTGTGAAAACCGTACAGGAGACGATTGACTACTTGAGAGGCGAACTGGGAGTGAAGAGGATCGCGGCGTTGACTCACATTGGATATGAGGAGGACCAGAGGCTCGCGCGAGAGACGGAGGGTCTGTACTTGATCATGGGCGGCCACAGCCATACCCCACTGGGAAACTTTGCCGGTGCCGTGGGCAAGTACCCAACCATTGTTGAGAATTCTGAGGGCGAAGAAGTCTTCATCGTGCAGGCTTACCGCTGGGGAGAATATCTCGGCTATATCGATGTTACCTACGACACGGATGGAAGAGTCCTGAATTACCATGGTGCGCCGGTTCACCTGACCAACACAACAGCCCAAGATGAGGATCTTCAGAGCCAGATTGACCAGTGGAGGAAGCCGTTCGAAGAGTTTGCTGCTCAAGTCGTAGGAGAAAGCTTGGTGGTGCTAGATCAGTCTCGGTGCCTGTTGGAGGAATGTTTGTTGGGAAATTTCATGGCCGA CGCCATGCTCCAATACCgagtcaacaacaccacccccgagaCTGCCCCGGCCTTTGCGCTCATCAATGCCGGCGGTGTTCGTGCCACTATCGATGAAGGCCCCATCACCAGAGGGGAGGTCCTCACGTCCTTCCCCTTTGGCAATGCCATCGTCGAGATCTCCATGACCGGTGAACGCCTGTGGTCGACTCTCGAGGGCATCATGTCCAAAGTCAACCAGGTCAATGGACGTCCGGTGACCTCTCTGTTACAAGTCAGCCGCGGAATTGTCGTCGAGTACAACCCTGATGCAACTGCAACAACGAAGCTGGTTGCTGTCACGATTGGCGGCAAGCCCTTAGACAAGACTGCCGAGTATCGGATCGTGACACTTGATTTCCTCGCAGGTGGGGGCGATAATTTCTTTGACCCCCCTTTTACCAACCCCATCGTTCTCGACACACAAGACCAGGTTTTGGTGGACTACATCGGGTACAAGACCCCTGTTGATATCGAGTTGGAGGGCAGAATCAAGCCGATCAGCCGATGCAGACAAAAGTTTCTAGCCCGGAACGCGAAGCGGATGTTGGTCCCGACCAGGGGACTCTAA